One region of Acropora muricata isolate sample 2 chromosome 13, ASM3666990v1, whole genome shotgun sequence genomic DNA includes:
- the LOC136895048 gene encoding uncharacterized protein has product MLKLSVVAVESEMLVDSRVTRNIVDEETWEQLKAKKIKCKSEAAPVDRKLYAYASNKPLPGKDRFMCEVVVGQGKAQTEFLVIKGKGVPLPDKDTAMKLGVLKIGVDIAMVVETQQMLQQKFPEMFSGIGKLSSKQVTLHIDPAVKPVAQPLR; this is encoded by the coding sequence ATGCTTAAGTTGTCTGTGGTTGCGGTAGAATCAGAGATGTTGGTGGACTCTAGAGTCACCAGAAACATTGTCGATGAAGAAACTTGGGAACAATTGAAAGCTAAGAAGATTAAGTGCAAGTCTGAAGCTGCCCCTGTTGACAGAAAACTATACGCTTATGCATCTAATAAGCCCCTCCCAGGAAAAGATCGTTTTATGTGTGAAGTGGTGGTTGGCCAAGGAAAAGCTCAAACTGAATTCCTAGTTATTAAAGGAAAGGGAGTACCCCTCCCTGACAAGGATACTGCAATGAAGTTGGGTGTGTTGAAAATAGGTGTCGACATCGCTATGGTTGTTGAAACACAGCAGATGCTGCAGCAAAAATTCCCAGAAATGTTCAGCGGGATTGGAAAGCTGAGTTCTAAACAAGTAACATTACACATAGACCCAGCAGTGAAACCAGTAGCCCAGCCATTGAGGTGA